The following coding sequences lie in one Deltaproteobacteria bacterium genomic window:
- a CDS encoding ABC transporter substrate-binding protein gives MPVLKTIVLLLFLAAVNPQSASAQSVRLSYTGTPGFMTPFWLTHDAGLLKKQGLRGEIIMVSGGALNLQALIAGEVNFVNAAGPALINAVLKGADLTIIASAYNFLPYGFVVAKDIRSPNDLKGKRVTLSGFGGLEEFAIRLALDKLGVDPNGVTFLRSGADAVRIAALVSGAASAMVVSPPSLFKAETLGLKVLLDFGELNFSFPGSIIVARRSYVAEQRGTVSKFLMAYIEGLHLFKTNKKLALQVMQKYMKLNDVDLLSKSIDYYVKNTPLVPFTEATAVKNASPADKTATIKPEDFYDNSLLREIVSSGYVDKLERTAK, from the coding sequence CGTGCGATTGAGTTACACGGGCACGCCGGGCTTTATGACGCCCTTTTGGCTGACTCATGACGCCGGGTTGTTAAAAAAACAGGGACTCCGCGGCGAGATAATCATGGTCAGCGGCGGCGCGCTCAATCTCCAGGCCTTGATTGCCGGGGAAGTTAATTTTGTCAATGCCGCAGGGCCGGCGCTAATCAATGCTGTGCTCAAAGGCGCCGATCTCACGATCATCGCATCGGCCTATAATTTCTTGCCCTACGGTTTCGTCGTCGCAAAGGATATCCGCTCGCCCAACGACCTTAAGGGCAAACGAGTCACCCTCTCCGGATTCGGCGGGCTTGAAGAATTTGCTATCCGCCTGGCCTTGGATAAGTTGGGAGTGGACCCGAACGGAGTAACCTTCCTGCGAAGCGGCGCAGATGCGGTCAGGATTGCCGCCCTGGTGTCGGGCGCGGCATCTGCCATGGTGGTTTCACCGCCGTCGCTTTTCAAAGCCGAAACTCTGGGATTGAAAGTCCTACTGGATTTCGGCGAACTTAATTTTAGTTTCCCAGGATCGATAATCGTGGCCCGCCGATCCTACGTCGCCGAGCAACGCGGCACGGTGAGTAAATTTTTAATGGCGTACATCGAAGGGCTGCATCTGTTTAAGACCAACAAGAAGCTTGCGCTGCAGGTGATGCAAAAATACATGAAACTAAACGACGTAGATCTATTGTCCAAGTCGATTGATTATTATGTAAAGAACACCCCGCTGGTGCCGTTCACCGAAGCGACCGCCGTCAAGAATGCGTCTCCCGCCGATAAGACGGCAACGATCAAACCCGAGGATTTTTACGATAATTCGCTGCTTCGAGAAATCGTCAGTTCAGGTTATGTCGACAAGCTCGAAAGAACAGCTAAATGA